In one window of Porites lutea chromosome 8, jaPorLute2.1, whole genome shotgun sequence DNA:
- the LOC140945197 gene encoding GFP-like fluorescent chromoprotein FP538 translates to MALSKQVIKDDMAMTYHMEGSVNGHSFTIEGEGRGKPYEGKQTLKLRVTKGGPLPFSFDILSAVFCYGNRAFTDYPKGIVDYFKPSFPDGYTWERTLQFEDGGSCIANVDIRYKFTNFTIKDA, encoded by the exons ATGGCTCTTTCAAAGCAA gtTATCAAAGATGACATGGCGATGACATACCACATGGAAGGATCTGTGAATGGGCATTCCTTTACAATCGAGGGTGAAGGCAGGGGAAAGCCGTACGA GGGAAAACAGACTTTAAAACTGAGAGTAACTAAGGGTGGACCCCTCCCATTCTCCTTTGACATATTGTCAGCTGTGTTTTGCTATGGTAACAGAGCCTTCACTGATTATCCTAAAGGAATCGTTGACTATTTCAAGCCATCATTTCCTGATGGATACACATGGGAAAGAACTCTTCAATTTGAAGATGGCGGATCTTGCATAGCCAATGTGGATATAAGGTATAAATTTACTAATTTTACGATCAAAGACGCTTAA